A single genomic interval of Streptococcus suis harbors:
- a CDS encoding phosphatidate cytidylyltransferase: MTNDLQKRVIFGGVALAIFIPFLLAGGMAFQFFVGLLAIIATAELIKMHRLAPNSIEGVLAMLASLVLALPLQNYLTFLPTDGNYTAYAIVVFLLLGSTVFNIGHYNYSDVVFPIASSFYVGIGFHSLILARMDGLNKVFFALCLVWATDIGAYLIGRQIGRRKLLPKVSPNKTVEGFVGGILSAVVVAIIFLIVDKSLLAGYSFGMMLLLVVIFSIFSQFGDLVESAIKRHFGVKDSGKIIPGHGGILDRFDGMIFVFPIMHFFGLF; this comes from the coding sequence ATGACAAACGATTTACAGAAACGAGTGATATTTGGTGGCGTTGCTCTAGCTATTTTCATTCCCTTTTTGTTGGCTGGTGGGATGGCATTTCAATTTTTTGTAGGCCTGTTAGCCATCATTGCTACGGCTGAATTGATTAAAATGCATCGCCTAGCACCAAATTCTATCGAGGGTGTCTTAGCTATGTTGGCCAGTTTAGTCTTGGCTCTTCCGCTCCAGAATTATCTGACATTTTTACCGACGGATGGAAATTACACAGCCTACGCCATTGTAGTATTTTTACTGCTTGGTTCGACGGTTTTTAATATCGGTCATTACAACTATTCCGATGTGGTCTTTCCAATTGCATCAAGTTTCTATGTTGGTATCGGCTTTCATAGTTTGATACTGGCTCGTATGGATGGGCTCAATAAAGTCTTCTTTGCCCTCTGTTTAGTCTGGGCAACAGACATTGGTGCCTACTTAATCGGTCGTCAGATTGGTCGGAGAAAATTATTGCCGAAGGTTTCACCGAATAAAACGGTTGAAGGCTTTGTAGGCGGTATTCTTTCTGCGGTGGTAGTTGCTATCATTTTCTTGATTGTCGATAAGTCCTTGTTGGCGGGCTATTCATTTGGCATGATGTTGTTGTTAGTTGTGATTTTCTCGATATTCTCACAATTCGGGGACTTAGTAGAAAGTGCTATTAAACGCCATTTTGGTGTAAAGGATTCTGGAAAAATTATTCCAGGACACGGTGGTATCCTGGATCGTTTTGACGGTATGATTTTTGTCTTTCCAATCATGCACTTCTTTGGATTATTTTAA
- a CDS encoding proline--tRNA ligase encodes MKQSKMIIPTLREMPSDASVISHALMLRAGYVRQISAGIYSYLPLANRVIEKAKNIMREEFDKIDAIEFLAPALLSADIWRESGRYETYGDDLYKLKNREGSDFILGPTHEETVTLLARDAVQSYKQLPLNIYQIQPKYRDEKRPRNGLLRGREFIMKDGYSFHASYESLDQTYDDYKTAYEAIFTRAGLEFKAIIGDGGAMGGKDSQEFMAITPDRTDLDRWVVLDKSVASFEEIPEDVLEAIKAELLAWSVSGEDTIAYSSESGYAANLEMATSEYKPSTAVVVEEDLVKVATPDAKTIDEVAAFLNVAEEQTIKTMLFMADGEPVVALLVGNDQVNDVKLKNYLGADFFDAASPADAEKIFGAGFGSLGPVCLPENIKIIADRKVQDVKNAVVGANEDGFHYTGANAGRDFQVTEYVDIREVKEGEPSPDGHGVLNFARGIEIGHIFKLGTRYSDSMNANILDENGRSMPIIMGCYGIGVSRLLSAVLEQHARLFVNKTPKGEYRYAWGINFPKELAPFDVHLIPVNVKDEEAMALTQSIEASLVGAGYEVLTDDRNERVGVKFSDSDLIGLPIRVTVGKKAADGIVEVKIKGTGDTVEVHVDQLLETLQILNQEN; translated from the coding sequence ATGAAACAGTCTAAAATGATTATCCCTACTTTGCGGGAGATGCCTTCGGATGCGTCGGTGATTAGCCACGCTTTGATGTTACGTGCGGGTTATGTCCGTCAGATTTCTGCTGGTATTTACAGCTACTTGCCTTTGGCTAACCGTGTGATTGAAAAAGCAAAAAATATCATGCGTGAGGAGTTTGATAAGATTGATGCTATTGAATTTTTGGCACCAGCTCTCTTGTCAGCGGACATTTGGCGTGAGTCAGGTCGTTACGAAACATATGGCGACGATCTTTACAAGCTCAAAAACCGCGAAGGTTCTGACTTTATCTTGGGACCAACTCACGAAGAAACGGTGACTCTTTTGGCGCGTGATGCGGTGCAGTCTTACAAGCAGTTACCACTCAACATCTACCAAATCCAGCCAAAATACCGTGATGAAAAACGCCCTCGTAACGGTCTTCTCCGTGGTCGCGAGTTCATCATGAAAGACGGTTACAGCTTTCACGCCAGCTATGAAAGCTTGGACCAGACCTATGACGACTACAAGACAGCTTATGAGGCTATTTTCACTCGTGCAGGCTTGGAGTTCAAAGCTATTATCGGTGACGGTGGTGCCATGGGCGGTAAGGACAGCCAGGAGTTTATGGCTATTACCCCAGACCGTACCGATCTCGACCGTTGGGTTGTCTTAGACAAGTCGGTTGCTTCTTTTGAGGAAATACCAGAGGATGTTCTTGAAGCTATCAAGGCAGAGCTCTTGGCATGGTCTGTATCTGGTGAAGATACCATCGCCTACTCTAGCGAATCAGGTTACGCTGCCAACCTAGAAATGGCAACTAGCGAATACAAACCAAGTACAGCAGTTGTGGTTGAAGAAGACTTGGTTAAAGTTGCTACACCAGATGCTAAAACCATCGACGAAGTGGCAGCCTTCTTGAATGTCGCTGAAGAGCAAACCATCAAAACCATGCTCTTTATGGCAGACGGCGAGCCAGTTGTTGCCCTTCTTGTCGGCAATGATCAAGTGAACGATGTTAAGTTGAAAAACTACCTTGGAGCAGATTTCTTTGATGCTGCTAGCCCAGCGGATGCTGAAAAAATCTTCGGTGCAGGCTTTGGCTCACTTGGCCCAGTTTGTTTACCAGAAAACATCAAGATTATCGCCGACCGCAAGGTGCAAGATGTGAAAAATGCTGTTGTTGGTGCCAACGAGGACGGCTTCCACTACACAGGTGCCAATGCGGGTCGTGATTTCCAAGTGACTGAGTATGTGGACATTCGTGAAGTCAAGGAAGGCGAACCGTCTCCAGATGGACACGGGGTTCTCAACTTTGCCCGTGGTATCGAGATTGGTCACATCTTCAAGCTCGGTACCCGCTATTCAGACAGCATGAATGCCAACATCTTGGATGAGAATGGTCGTTCTATGCCGATTATCATGGGATGCTACGGAATCGGTGTTAGTCGTCTCTTGTCAGCAGTTCTTGAGCAACACGCTCGCCTCTTTGTCAACAAGACACCAAAAGGCGAATACCGTTACGCTTGGGGGATCAACTTCCCTAAAGAATTGGCACCGTTTGATGTGCATTTGATTCCAGTCAATGTCAAAGATGAAGAAGCGATGGCCTTGACTCAGTCTATCGAAGCAAGTTTGGTTGGTGCAGGCTACGAAGTATTAACTGACGACCGTAATGAGCGTGTCGGTGTTAAGTTCTCTGACAGTGACTTGATTGGCTTGCCAATCCGTGTGACGGTTGGTAAGAAAGCAGCTGATGGCATCGTCGAAGTGAAAATCAAGGGCACAGGTGATACTGTAGAAGTTCATGTGGACCAACTCCTTGAAACCTTGCAAATTTTGAATCAGGAAAATTAA
- the rseP gene encoding RIP metalloprotease RseP: MKGILAFIFIFGVIVVVHEFGHFYFAKKAGILVREFAIGMGPKIFAHTGKDGTLYTIRILPLGGYVRMAGWGEDKTEIKTGSPASLSLNEAGVVTRINLSGKQLDSLSLPMNVTSFDFEEKLEITGLVLEESKTYKVDHDATIVEEDGTEVRIAPLDVQYQNATVWGKLITNFAGPMNNFILGILIFILLFFMQGGVANPLSNAVSITEGGALQAVGVVTGDKILSVNGNTTDSYTEVATIISKAATDATTAPSFDLVVEHDGKTRHVSVTAEQVDGAYRIGISPILKTGFVDKIIGGFQQAGATAVIVVTALKNLIANFDVKQLGGPVAIYSVSNQAAANGWVSVFNLMAMLSINIGIFNLIPIPALDGGKIVMNILEGIRRKPLKPETESYITLAGVAIMVVLMLVVTWNDIMRVFF; encoded by the coding sequence ATGAAGGGAATTTTAGCATTTATATTTATATTTGGTGTGATTGTGGTTGTCCATGAATTTGGTCATTTCTACTTTGCCAAGAAAGCTGGTATCCTTGTGAGGGAATTTGCGATTGGGATGGGGCCCAAAATTTTTGCTCATACAGGTAAGGATGGGACACTTTACACCATCCGTATCCTTCCCCTAGGTGGCTATGTTCGAATGGCTGGATGGGGTGAAGATAAGACAGAGATTAAGACAGGTAGTCCTGCCAGCCTCAGCTTGAATGAAGCTGGTGTTGTGACGCGGATTAATTTATCTGGTAAGCAACTGGATAGTCTCAGTTTGCCAATGAATGTAACCAGTTTTGACTTCGAGGAAAAATTGGAAATCACAGGCTTGGTCTTGGAAGAAAGCAAGACCTATAAGGTTGATCACGATGCCACGATTGTAGAGGAAGATGGAACAGAAGTTCGGATTGCTCCACTTGATGTTCAGTATCAAAATGCGACAGTCTGGGGGAAGTTGATAACCAACTTTGCTGGTCCCATGAATAACTTTATTTTAGGGATTCTAATATTTATTCTTTTGTTCTTCATGCAAGGCGGGGTTGCCAACCCATTAAGCAATGCAGTAAGTATTACTGAAGGTGGTGCTTTGCAGGCTGTAGGTGTTGTCACAGGAGACAAGATTCTTTCGGTCAATGGGAACACGACAGACAGCTACACAGAAGTTGCAACGATTATTAGCAAAGCAGCGACAGATGCAACAACAGCCCCAAGCTTTGATTTGGTTGTTGAGCATGATGGGAAAACCCGTCATGTCTCCGTTACTGCCGAACAAGTAGATGGGGCTTATCGAATTGGTATTTCACCGATTTTGAAAACTGGTTTCGTTGATAAGATTATTGGGGGCTTCCAGCAAGCGGGTGCGACAGCAGTTATTGTTGTGACTGCCTTGAAAAACTTGATTGCCAATTTTGATGTTAAGCAATTGGGTGGACCTGTTGCCATTTATTCTGTCAGCAATCAGGCTGCTGCAAATGGTTGGGTTTCAGTCTTTAACCTGATGGCTATGCTATCAATCAATATCGGTATTTTCAATCTTATCCCTATTCCAGCCTTGGATGGTGGGAAGATTGTCATGAACATTCTAGAAGGTATTCGCAGAAAACCACTTAAACCAGAAACAGAATCCTATATCACGCTGGCAGGCGTTGCAATCATGGTTGTCCTCATGCTGGTCGTGACCTGGAATGATATTATGCGTGTATTCTTCTAA
- a CDS encoding PolC-type DNA polymerase III, which produces MSDKFQLLLQQIGMPLDARQSGAFSTATIEKVVLHKVSKLWEFTFRFEKPLPLMDYQLFKARLATEFEKVGNKIQFSIVSDAEAFEAGLVEAYYPEAFTEDLCQSAGFKALFQPLEVAYRDGVLWIKGPETIDTVHFRKNHLPNLVEQYKRFGFANLAVDIEVCQEMTQQQAAAFHAQNEEIYQQANEENLAALEQLAQMAPPPEAAQPFVPEYKKNRPAKVNIEKAEITPMIEVDSEENRIVFEGLVFEVEQKTTKTGRVIINFKMTDYTSSFTLQKWAKNEEEAQKFDMVKKGNWLRVRGNVETNNFTRDLTMNVQEVQEVKKEIRKDLMPEGEKRVEFHAHTNMSTMDALPAVEDLVARAAAWGHKAVAITDHGNVQSFPHGYHAARKAGIKPLFGMEANIVEDSVPIAYNEADVVLSDATYVVFDVETTGLSAVNNALIQIAASKMHKGNIIAEFDEFIDPGHPLSQFTTDLTGITDEHVRGSKPLEQVLREFQDFCQDSVMVAHNATFDVGFMNVNYERAGLPLISQPVIDTLEFARNLYPDFKRHGLGPLTKRFGVALEHHHMANYDAEATGRLLFIFLKDALEKHNLTNLNQLNTELIAEDSYKKARVKHATLYVINQVGLKNMFKLVSLSNTKYFEGVPRIPRTVLNAHREGLILGTACQEGEVFDDLLSKGIDEAVKTAAYYDFIEVMPPALYAPMIAKEQFKDMAEIEETIKQLIEVGRRAGLPVLATGNVHYIDPEEEIYREIIVRALGQGAPINWTIGNGENAQPAPLPKAHFRTTSEMLDEFAFLGESLAREIVITNPNAMLDRFEDVQVVKTDLYTPYIEKAEETVAELTYQKAFEIYGNPLPDIIDLRIEKELTSILGNGFAVIYLASQMLVHRSNERGYLVGSRGSVGSSFVATMIGITEVNPMPPHYVCPNCQHSEFITDGSYGSGFDLPDKDCEKCGTKYKKDGQDIPFETFLGFDGDKVPDIDLNFSGDDQPSAHLDVRDIFGEENAFRAGTVGTVAAKTAYGFVRGYERDYGKFYRDVEVERLATGAAGVKRTTGQHPGGIIVFPDYMDVYDFTPVQYPADDVTANWQTTHFNFHDIDENVLKLDILGHDDPTMVRKLQDLSGIDPQTIPADDKGVMALFSGTEILGVTPEQIGTPTGMLGIPEFGTNFVRGMVEETKPTTFAELLQLSGLSHGTDVWLGNAQDLIKAGIADLSTVIGCRDDIMVYLMHAGLPPKMAFNIMERVRKGMWLKISEEERNGYIQAMKDNKVPDWYIESCGKIKYMFPKAHAAAYVMMALRVAYFKVHHPIYYYCAYFSIRAKAFDLATMSGGLDRVKAKMEEIALKKKNNEASNVEQDLYTTLELVNEMLERGFKFGKLDLYKSHATDFLIEDDTLIPPFVAMDGLGENVAKQLVAARAEGEFLSKTELRKRGGLSGTLVEKMDEMGILGKMPEDNQLSLFDDLF; this is translated from the coding sequence ATGTCAGATAAGTTTCAGCTCTTACTTCAACAAATCGGAATGCCTCTTGATGCACGACAATCAGGGGCTTTTTCGACTGCAACGATTGAGAAAGTAGTCTTGCACAAGGTCAGCAAACTCTGGGAATTTACCTTCCGCTTTGAAAAGCCCTTGCCACTGATGGACTATCAACTCTTCAAGGCTCGTTTGGCGACGGAGTTTGAAAAGGTAGGAAATAAGATTCAATTTTCTATTGTCAGCGATGCGGAGGCTTTTGAAGCTGGTTTGGTAGAAGCATATTATCCAGAAGCTTTTACGGAAGATTTGTGCCAGAGTGCAGGCTTCAAGGCTCTTTTTCAGCCATTAGAGGTGGCTTATAGAGATGGTGTTTTGTGGATAAAGGGACCTGAAACCATTGACACCGTTCATTTTCGGAAAAATCACCTGCCAAACCTTGTGGAACAATACAAGCGATTTGGATTTGCTAATCTTGCGGTGGATATTGAAGTTTGTCAAGAGATGACGCAGCAGCAGGCTGCGGCTTTCCATGCGCAAAATGAAGAAATTTACCAGCAGGCTAATGAAGAAAACCTGGCGGCCCTTGAACAACTGGCTCAAATGGCGCCACCACCAGAGGCAGCTCAGCCATTTGTCCCAGAATATAAGAAAAATCGTCCTGCCAAGGTCAATATCGAAAAGGCTGAGATTACACCTATGATTGAGGTGGATAGCGAGGAAAATCGGATTGTCTTTGAGGGACTGGTCTTTGAGGTCGAGCAGAAGACGACCAAGACGGGGCGGGTCATTATCAACTTTAAGATGACCGACTATACTTCGTCCTTCACCTTGCAGAAGTGGGCTAAGAATGAGGAAGAGGCTCAGAAGTTTGATATGGTCAAAAAGGGCAACTGGCTGCGGGTGCGAGGCAATGTGGAAACCAATAATTTCACTCGTGATTTGACTATGAACGTGCAGGAAGTCCAAGAGGTCAAGAAGGAAATCCGCAAAGATCTCATGCCTGAGGGTGAGAAGCGGGTCGAGTTTCATGCCCATACCAACATGTCCACTATGGATGCTCTGCCTGCCGTTGAGGACTTGGTGGCGCGTGCGGCGGCTTGGGGACACAAGGCGGTGGCCATTACCGACCACGGCAATGTCCAGTCCTTCCCCCATGGCTATCATGCTGCCCGTAAAGCTGGGATTAAGCCCCTCTTCGGGATGGAGGCTAATATTGTCGAGGACTCTGTGCCCATTGCTTACAACGAAGCAGATGTAGTCCTGTCTGATGCCACCTATGTGGTCTTTGACGTGGAAACGACCGGTCTCTCTGCGGTCAATAATGCCCTGATTCAGATTGCGGCGTCTAAGATGCACAAGGGCAATATCATTGCAGAATTTGATGAGTTTATCGATCCAGGTCATCCGCTCAGTCAATTTACAACAGATCTGACAGGAATCACAGACGAGCATGTGCGTGGTTCTAAACCTCTAGAACAAGTCCTGCGTGAGTTTCAAGATTTCTGTCAAGATTCCGTCATGGTTGCCCACAACGCGACCTTTGACGTTGGCTTTATGAATGTCAACTATGAACGAGCAGGCTTACCTCTTATTAGCCAGCCTGTCATTGATACCTTGGAATTTGCTCGTAACCTTTACCCCGACTTTAAGCGTCATGGTTTAGGTCCTCTCACCAAGCGGTTTGGTGTTGCTCTTGAACACCACCACATGGCTAACTACGATGCGGAGGCGACAGGGCGCCTGCTCTTCATCTTCCTAAAAGATGCCTTGGAGAAGCACAATTTGACCAATCTCAACCAGCTAAACACGGAGCTGATTGCGGAGGATTCCTATAAGAAGGCTCGTGTCAAGCATGCCACGCTCTATGTGATTAATCAGGTTGGTTTGAAAAATATGTTCAAACTGGTCTCTCTTTCCAATACCAAGTATTTTGAGGGAGTTCCACGTATTCCACGGACCGTTCTCAATGCCCATCGTGAAGGTTTAATATTGGGAACAGCCTGTCAAGAGGGTGAGGTCTTCGATGATTTGCTCTCCAAAGGGATAGATGAAGCGGTTAAAACGGCAGCCTATTATGATTTTATCGAAGTTATGCCACCTGCCCTCTATGCTCCCATGATTGCCAAGGAGCAGTTTAAGGATATGGCAGAGATTGAAGAAACCATCAAGCAGTTGATTGAGGTAGGACGTAGGGCAGGTCTGCCTGTTCTGGCGACTGGAAATGTCCACTACATTGACCCAGAAGAAGAGATTTACCGGGAAATCATTGTTCGTGCTCTAGGTCAAGGGGCACCGATTAACTGGACCATCGGAAATGGTGAGAACGCTCAGCCAGCACCACTGCCAAAAGCCCACTTTAGAACGACCAGCGAGATGTTGGACGAGTTTGCATTCTTGGGAGAAAGTTTGGCCCGTGAGATTGTCATTACCAATCCCAATGCTATGCTGGACCGGTTTGAAGATGTTCAGGTGGTTAAGACCGACCTCTATACGCCTTATATTGAGAAGGCCGAGGAAACGGTTGCGGAATTGACCTATCAGAAAGCCTTTGAAATTTATGGCAATCCTCTTCCAGATATTATCGACCTGCGGATTGAGAAGGAATTGACCTCCATTCTGGGTAATGGCTTCGCCGTGATTTACCTGGCTTCGCAGATGTTGGTGCACCGTTCCAATGAGCGGGGCTACCTGGTTGGTTCACGGGGGTCTGTCGGCTCCAGTTTCGTTGCAACCATGATTGGGATTACCGAAGTAAACCCTATGCCTCCTCACTATGTCTGTCCAAATTGTCAACACAGTGAATTTATCACAGATGGTTCCTATGGTTCAGGTTTTGACCTGCCAGACAAGGATTGTGAAAAGTGTGGGACCAAGTATAAAAAAGATGGACAGGACATTCCTTTCGAGACCTTCCTTGGTTTCGATGGAGACAAGGTTCCCGATATTGACTTGAACTTCTCAGGGGATGACCAACCGTCTGCCCATTTGGATGTTCGGGATATTTTCGGTGAAGAAAATGCCTTCCGTGCAGGAACGGTTGGTACGGTGGCGGCCAAGACGGCCTATGGTTTTGTCCGAGGCTATGAGCGGGATTATGGTAAATTCTACCGTGATGTGGAAGTGGAACGTTTGGCTACTGGTGCGGCTGGTGTCAAACGGACGACTGGTCAGCACCCAGGGGGAATTATCGTATTTCCTGACTACATGGATGTCTATGACTTTACCCCTGTTCAGTATCCTGCCGATGATGTGACGGCTAACTGGCAGACCACCCACTTTAACTTCCACGATATTGATGAAAACGTCTTGAAACTCGATATTCTGGGACACGATGATCCAACCATGGTTCGCAAGTTGCAGGACTTGTCAGGTATTGATCCGCAGACCATTCCTGCCGATGACAAGGGAGTGATGGCTCTCTTCTCTGGTACGGAAATTCTGGGCGTTACCCCAGAGCAGATTGGTACACCGACAGGTATGCTGGGTATTCCTGAATTTGGAACTAACTTTGTACGGGGGATGGTGGAGGAAACCAAACCGACCACCTTTGCGGAACTCTTGCAGCTGTCTGGTCTATCCCACGGTACAGACGTATGGTTGGGCAATGCCCAGGACTTGATTAAGGCAGGAATTGCCGATCTATCTACGGTTATCGGTTGTCGGGATGACATCATGGTTTATCTCATGCATGCAGGCCTGCCACCTAAGATGGCCTTTAACATCATGGAACGGGTGCGGAAGGGTATGTGGCTCAAAATTTCTGAGGAAGAGCGAAATGGCTATATTCAAGCTATGAAGGATAACAAGGTGCCAGACTGGTACATCGAATCCTGTGGAAAAATCAAGTACATGTTCCCTAAAGCCCATGCGGCAGCTTATGTTATGATGGCTTTACGGGTAGCCTACTTCAAGGTTCACCACCCAATCTACTATTACTGTGCTTATTTCTCTATTCGTGCCAAGGCCTTTGATTTGGCGACTATGTCAGGTGGCTTGGATCGAGTCAAGGCCAAGATGGAAGAAATTGCTCTCAAGAAGAAGAACAATGAAGCCTCAAACGTTGAGCAAGACCTCTACACTACTTTGGAGTTGGTCAATGAGATGCTGGAACGTGGCTTTAAGTTTGGTAAATTGGACCTTTACAAGTCCCATGCGACTGACTTCTTAATTGAAGACGACACTCTTATTCCGCCATTTGTTGCCATGGATGGTTTGGGAGAAAACGTAGCCAAGCAGCTTGTGGCGGCACGGGCTGAAGGAGAGTTTCTCTCCAAGACGGAGCTCCGTAAACGAGGTGGATTGTCAGGTACACTGGTCGAAAAAATGGATGAGATGGGCATTCTGGGCAAAATGCCAGAGGATAACCAGCTCAGTCTCTTTGATGATTTGTTTTAA
- the sohB gene encoding protease SohB produces the protein MWETIFIEYGIFFLKIVTLLIAVLLLLVLSTKMKSKQTDGQVTITDLSEKLLDQQDQFEKELLDKKAYKQLQEEREQENLDQETDKPIKRLFVLDFDGDIQAKEVDNLREEITAILTLASQGDEVLVRLESPGGSVYGYGLGASQLLRLKDKQIPLTISVDKVAASGGYLMAAVADKIVAAPFALVGSIGVVAEIPNIHRLLKKHEIDVDVMTAGKYKRTLTFMGENTAEGRDKFQEELNEVHHLFKDFVQENRPILDIEQVSTGETWYGTSAKKVHLVDEIATSDDLILNQIHERQVLLVKFEEKKSLINRIGVQVETSLSNLILKLVNKSSSIR, from the coding sequence ATGTGGGAAACCATTTTCATTGAATACGGCATCTTCTTCCTCAAGATTGTGACCTTACTCATCGCAGTCCTACTTCTACTAGTCCTTTCCACAAAAATGAAGTCGAAACAGACGGACGGTCAAGTGACCATTACCGATTTATCTGAAAAACTATTGGACCAACAGGACCAATTTGAAAAAGAACTACTGGACAAAAAGGCTTACAAACAACTTCAGGAAGAACGAGAACAAGAAAATCTTGACCAAGAGACAGATAAACCGATCAAACGTTTATTTGTCTTAGACTTTGACGGAGATATCCAAGCCAAGGAAGTTGATAACCTCAGAGAAGAAATCACAGCCATCTTGACTTTGGCTAGTCAAGGAGATGAAGTTTTGGTTCGATTGGAAAGTCCCGGCGGATCGGTTTATGGATATGGTCTTGGAGCCTCCCAACTTCTTCGCCTAAAAGATAAGCAGATCCCCTTGACCATTTCAGTCGATAAGGTTGCGGCTAGTGGAGGCTACCTCATGGCCGCTGTCGCTGACAAAATCGTCGCAGCCCCCTTTGCTCTTGTTGGATCTATCGGTGTCGTTGCAGAAATCCCCAACATCCACCGCCTACTGAAAAAGCATGAGATTGATGTAGATGTCATGACCGCTGGTAAGTACAAACGAACTCTGACCTTTATGGGAGAAAATACTGCTGAAGGTAGAGATAAGTTCCAAGAAGAATTAAACGAAGTTCATCATCTATTCAAAGATTTCGTCCAAGAAAACCGTCCTATACTAGACATCGAACAGGTCAGCACAGGCGAAACCTGGTACGGAACTAGTGCCAAAAAGGTCCACCTAGTTGATGAAATCGCGACTAGTGATGATTTGATTTTGAATCAAATTCACGAGAGACAGGTACTTCTAGTCAAATTTGAAGAGAAGAAATCTCTCATCAACCGCATCGGTGTTCAAGTCGAAACCAGCCTGTCCAACCTCATACTAAAGCTAGTCAACAAATCTAGTTCGATTCGATAA